Part of the Melopsittacus undulatus isolate bMelUnd1 chromosome 7, bMelUnd1.mat.Z, whole genome shotgun sequence genome is shown below.
CCACAGAAGGAACCTCCAAACACGCACCATGTGCATACAATGGCACTGAGGAAGGCGAATAGGTAGGAtgatgctaccagctgccagcagacacggctggagatgatggtcacatagagcaggggctggcagatggcaacgtgccggtcataggccatcatggccagcaggtgacaCTCAACAGTAGCCAGGAAAGCTAATGTGAATAATTGCATCatgcaggcagggaaagaaaaggttttgtcctctgataagaggtctgccagcatcctgggggagatgactgtggaatagcagatgtcaATGAAGGCGaaatgggtgaggaagaagtacatgggggtgtggaggctgggagacaccTGAACCAATGAGATAATGCCAACGTTCCCCACCAGAGTGACAATGTAAATCAatagaaataagacaaaaagtGGTGTCTGTGCATATGGTCTGTCTGTAATTCCCAAGAGGATGAATTTAATCTGGGTTTGATTTCCTCCCATCACCTGGCGTTACCTgctgaggcaaaaggaagagaaatagaacacattttaaaagtggACATTCACTTTTGGACCATATTTAACAACTATCAGTCACTATTTTAACTGCCACATTTTGGTTAAATTCACATATTCTGCTGTAGTTTTAACCCAAAATTatatgttttttggttttcagtgaagGTATTTCTAAAAGACCAGGAAGCAACTGAAGCAACAAAtgtcttttttggttttctatGCTGGAACACTTTAAAACGATGGATTTATTTAGACACTTTTGGACCATAGTTTAATCCAAACACTGGCCAGTTTAACTGTCAAATTACTGTATattctactgtatttttaacccaaattacatatatattgtGTTATACAGTTGAGGTATCTTGAAAAGAACAAGGAGCACATTCAAGGAACAAATGGCATTTTCAGTGCTAGGACCCTTAAAACTATCAATTCATTCAAGcacatgtgttttcagattaaagaaaagaatcagatctttcttcactttcacttttcagttttcagagctAATTTGTTCAGAAGACACCTGAAAACCTCATAGTAACACATGTAAACCAGGAGGATAGAAAGTCCCAGTCCCAGTGAAATCCAGCTTACACATGAATGAACTGCACCCATTTTCACTTGGCTTTTAGTTATCATTCCAATCAACAAACCACATTTATcaaactgtttgagatcattcCTAACAGATAACATTCACATGATTTATAGTtttctgagctccagcacaTTGAAGCATCCTAAATCTATGAGCATTCAGCTGCTTGCATTAAAAACATGTTGATGTTACAATGTGCTGATTTGTTAGTGACTACATCCTGCTGACAATCTGgaatgttgcatttctttagaACAAAATAAGATTCATCCTCATTAACTGTTGAGTAATTCAGTGCATCTTGAGTTAGCTGcctatgggaaagaaaacaacctgcaCAAACCATTGCTTCCTCTTCTtataaagaaaacccacacaggtAAGGCTGATTTCTGATGCAGCTTtactaaagaggaaaagagaacatGCAGAAGCAAGCCCATTGCATCAATGCAGGTGAGGCTCTGCTTTGTGTTGGTGTTACCTCCTGTGCCTTCCCTTTGCCACCGAGTGGTGGGAGCCAAGGGtttatccccagtgcagcagagaacatccaggtgccagcatcagctctgttcagctcctgatgtgaagagaggtgagctcctgccagactgcaagagcccagcttgtggtgctggggctgtaaatacagttgcatgtgctctcctgggaggaagcctccagggctgctcatgctttagcagaggaaaacaaagagaaggaaaagcaaagggtgtgaaatcacctctgaaaggcattgtggtgcttgggcatctgagagacatggcatggatgagccatgcctgagcacagctgcacagcagcagtgatgagggctcataggatgcttctgacatacttgtggaCTATGCAAAGGTTTTGGTCTGAACAGACTGACACAATGAGAATGGGTTGAGAGACATTCCAGATCTTGCACACAGTCCTCAAAAGGgacatgaagcacaagtgactccatctctggagctgctgatgtCCCTCTGTGAAGGGAAagcccagttttccatccccacTGGGGTTATCCACATGTAGTGCCTGgatgtcctgcagctgagctggtgcctCAGGACTTCCCCTGTATtcaagactggaaaaaaggcattttgagGCAGAGAGGAATTATCCCAGCTTTAACTAATAGGCCTTCatccccctgagcagcctcagctggggctccatccccaccctctTCCTATTTTCCCCCATCTCTATTTAAGCTCAGAACAGGCAGATTGAGCTTTACTAGAGCAGTTGTGGTTTCCAGTTTAGCAGCAGTTCAGCACACCTATGGAATCTTTTGGGGGTGACCAAGGATTTCTCACACACCTTCCTAGCAGTTTTTGCCCCTGATCCTGCACAAGGGATTGACTCGACCTGACTTGGCTTGGTCTTGAATCTGCCTCCtcatcaccagctctgctgatgctctggagccttgggtgaactTGGCCCAGGTCTGTGTTCCTGCTTGTTTATTGCCtgttggttttttcctcctcctttttggTCTGTTCAGATGTACACTTGACATGGCTCTGGAAGGGATTGGAACCCAAATGATGCCAAGATTGTGGCAGTGTGCACTGCTGGGGGATCAGGCTGATCCGTGTGACATGCACTTTCCCGTCATGTTTGGCTGTAGGTGGAGGTTCCCCTTAACCCCCATGaaggctttaacctgacagaggagagactgagctgagctctgaggcagaagctgttccctgggagggtgctgaggcgctggcacagggtgcccagagaagctgtggctgccccatccctggcagt
Proteins encoded:
- the LOC117436450 gene encoding olfactory receptor 1038-like; the protein is MGGNQTQIKFILLGITDRPYAQTPLFVLFLLIYIVTLVGNVGIISLVQVSPSLHTPMYFFLTHFAFIDICYSTVISPRMLADLLSEDKTFSFPACMMQLFTLAFLATVECHLLAMMAYDRHVAICQPLLYVTIISSRVCWQLVASSYLFAFLSAIVCTWCVFGGSFCGPNRIDHFFCDEVPVLKLVCSDTHSSEMVIFAFVTINVVGTSMIILLSYISIICTVLRMCSAQSRARAFHTCASHLMAVSLFFGPAFFMYLQPSSSHRSLDKVASIFYAVVTPMLNPFIYSLRNKEVKEALLKCRSRFFNHWQHRRVLSLRT